Proteins from one Comamonas flocculans genomic window:
- a CDS encoding ExeA family protein, with protein sequence MYAAYFGLEQLPFSIAPDPRYLFLSERHREALAHLLYGLDGGGGFVLLTGEVGAGKTTVCRGFLQQMPAHCSAAYIFNPKLSAQELLGTVCDEFGVALPANRRGPPTIKQCVDALNAWLLAQHAAGKSCVLVIDEAQSLPSDVLEQLRLLTNLETDEKKLLQIVLIGQPELRALVARPELTQLAQRVIARYHLGALSKGETAQYVAHRMAVAGWQGPLPFAPAALARVHALSGGVPRRINLLCDRALLAAYAGGHKQVDAHTVRAAAREVFDGAAEPVGTRSRWPAAALGLAAGVLLTGAALALSGHWPWGGAAPGATPAAVAAAPAGAQAGAAGAPSVPAADESALWRRLATLWDAELPEGALPCTGPLPGALACWSTTQGDEALLRRLDRPALLRLQGTGAPAGLVLLRTLHEGRAQLLDARGQASERPWSELAAAWSGAAFTLWRSPPGLDAGGVDIAATESGAQWLAAQLDRAGVAGAPALRTRVRQFQRAQGLQSDGLAGPLTLMRLNRALGTDGPRLLAPPAAPGEP encoded by the coding sequence ATGTACGCAGCCTATTTCGGCCTGGAGCAGCTGCCCTTCTCCATCGCGCCCGATCCGCGCTATCTCTTTCTGAGCGAGCGCCATCGGGAGGCGCTGGCGCACCTGCTCTACGGGCTGGACGGCGGGGGCGGCTTCGTGCTGCTGACCGGCGAAGTGGGCGCGGGCAAGACCACGGTCTGCCGCGGCTTTCTGCAGCAGATGCCCGCGCACTGCAGCGCCGCCTACATCTTCAACCCCAAGCTCAGCGCGCAAGAGCTGCTGGGCACGGTGTGCGACGAATTCGGCGTGGCGCTGCCCGCAAACCGGCGCGGGCCGCCCACGATCAAGCAGTGCGTGGACGCGCTCAACGCCTGGCTGCTGGCCCAGCACGCGGCGGGCAAGAGCTGCGTGCTGGTGATCGACGAGGCGCAAAGCCTGCCCAGCGACGTGCTCGAGCAGCTGCGCCTGCTCACCAACCTGGAAACCGACGAGAAGAAGCTGCTGCAGATCGTCCTGATCGGCCAACCCGAGTTGCGCGCGCTGGTTGCGCGGCCCGAACTCACGCAGCTGGCGCAGCGCGTGATCGCGCGCTACCACCTGGGCGCGCTGAGCAAGGGTGAGACCGCGCAGTACGTCGCCCACCGCATGGCCGTGGCCGGCTGGCAGGGGCCGCTGCCCTTTGCCCCGGCGGCGCTGGCGCGCGTGCACGCGCTCTCGGGCGGCGTGCCCAGGCGCATCAATCTGCTGTGCGACCGCGCGTTGCTGGCCGCCTATGCGGGCGGGCACAAACAGGTGGATGCGCACACGGTGCGCGCCGCCGCGCGCGAAGTCTTTGACGGCGCCGCAGAGCCCGTCGGCACCCGGAGCCGTTGGCCTGCGGCAGCGCTGGGGCTGGCGGCAGGCGTGCTGCTGACCGGCGCGGCGCTGGCGCTGTCCGGCCACTGGCCCTGGGGCGGCGCTGCCCCGGGCGCCACGCCCGCGGCCGTGGCGGCGGCCCCGGCGGGCGCGCAAGCCGGCGCCGCCGGCGCGCCATCGGTGCCTGCGGCGGACGAAAGCGCGCTCTGGCGCCGCCTGGCCACCCTCTGGGACGCGGAGCTGCCCGAAGGCGCCTTGCCCTGCACCGGCCCGCTGCCGGGCGCGCTCGCTTGCTGGAGCACCACGCAAGGCGACGAAGCCCTGTTGCGCCGGCTGGACCGCCCGGCGCTGCTGCGCCTGCAAGGCACCGGTGCGCCTGCCGGCTTGGTGCTGCTGCGCACGCTGCACGAGGGCCGCGCACAACTGCTGGACGCGCGCGGGCAAGCCAGCGAGCGGCCCTGGAGCGAACTGGCCGCCGCCTGGAGCGGCGCCGCCTTCACCCTGTGGCGCAGCCCGCCGGGGCTGGATGCGGGCGGCGTCGACATCGCCGCGACCGAATCCGGCGCCCAATGGCTGGCCGCGCAGCTGGATCGCGCGGGCGTGGCCGGCGCGCCGGCGCTGCGTACCCGCGTGCGCCAGTTCCAGCGCGCCCAGGGCCTGCAAAGCGATGGGCTGGCCGGGCCGCTGACTTTGATGCGGCTGAACCGCGCATTGGGTACGGACGGGCCGCGCCTGCTGGCGCCACCCGCCGCACCGGGGGAGCCTTGA
- a CDS encoding Crp/Fnr family transcriptional regulator, translating to MLGDSPIYQRRRAPTPRELADIPWLARLTPSEGARARAALVVGDAYPGDYVCRTGRPVTYWFGIIDGLLKMTIDSARGDAVTIIGVPPGGWFGEGTVLKREPYRYNIQALRKSLVAGLHIDTFHWLLDHSIGFNRFIMDQLNERVGQFIAARETDRLHNPDARVALSLAALFNPVLYPGVRQVLRITQQELAYLVGLSRQRVNEALARLQDEGAIRVEYGGLRVLDVQALRAHLQPEVRPDAHGR from the coding sequence ATGCTGGGCGACTCACCGATCTACCAGCGCCGGCGCGCGCCAACCCCGCGCGAGCTGGCCGACATCCCCTGGCTTGCGCGCCTGACGCCCAGCGAGGGCGCGCGCGCGCGCGCCGCGCTGGTGGTCGGCGACGCCTATCCCGGCGACTACGTTTGCCGCACCGGCCGGCCCGTGACCTACTGGTTCGGCATCATCGACGGTCTGCTCAAGATGACCATAGACAGCGCGCGCGGCGATGCGGTGACCATCATCGGCGTGCCTCCGGGCGGCTGGTTCGGCGAGGGCACGGTGCTCAAGCGCGAACCCTATCGCTACAACATCCAGGCGCTGCGCAAGAGCCTGGTGGCGGGCTTGCACATCGACACCTTCCACTGGCTGCTGGACCATTCGATAGGCTTCAACCGCTTCATCATGGACCAGCTCAACGAGCGTGTGGGCCAGTTCATCGCCGCGCGCGAAACCGACCGCCTGCACAACCCCGACGCGCGCGTCGCGCTGAGCCTGGCGGCGCTGTTCAACCCCGTGCTTTACCCCGGCGTGCGCCAGGTGCTGCGCATCACGCAGCAGGAACTGGCCTACCTGGTAGGCCTGTCGCGCCAGCGCGTGAACGAGGCGCTGGCGCGGCTGCAGGACGAAGGCGCCATCCGCGTCGAATACGGCGGCCTGCGCGTGCTGGACGTGCAGGCCCTGCGCGCGCACCTGCAGCCCGAGGTGCGGCCGGACGCGCACGGGCGTTGA
- a CDS encoding general secretion pathway protein GspB, giving the protein MSTILDALRRAEHERQRGSVPSLHAQAPLLAGMGGARDPVRAPRWPWALALLATAALAAGLAWRLASTQPAADPQPRTAVQGRLPDASASASAPAPASASSAAADAGAPAPDALAPAVPPAPRKRAAARSAAAGTAPKPAGVASAAAAPPVPLAGIPAAPPAHASKAPPAPATGSVFAPQDLPASVRAALPGLHLAGVTWSDDRRLRMAIVNGQVLHEGEAAAPGLVLQSIEQTRTVWAFQGYRVALPAQ; this is encoded by the coding sequence ATGTCCACGATCCTTGACGCCCTGCGCCGCGCCGAGCATGAACGCCAGCGCGGCAGCGTGCCCAGCCTGCATGCCCAGGCGCCCCTGCTGGCCGGCATGGGCGGCGCGCGCGACCCTGTTCGCGCGCCGCGCTGGCCCTGGGCGCTGGCGCTGCTGGCCACCGCCGCGCTGGCCGCTGGCCTGGCCTGGCGGCTGGCATCCACGCAGCCCGCCGCCGACCCGCAGCCGCGGACCGCCGTCCAAGGCCGTCTGCCTGACGCGTCCGCGTCCGCGTCCGCACCTGCACCGGCTTCCGCTTCGTCTGCGGCGGCAGACGCCGGGGCACCAGCGCCTGATGCCCTGGCCCCGGCCGTGCCGCCGGCGCCACGCAAGCGCGCGGCGGCGCGCAGTGCCGCAGCAGGCACTGCGCCCAAGCCCGCAGGGGTCGCCAGCGCCGCGGCAGCGCCACCGGTGCCGCTCGCCGGCATCCCTGCTGCGCCGCCGGCGCATGCGTCGAAGGCGCCACCGGCGCCAGCCACCGGTTCGGTGTTCGCGCCGCAAGACCTGCCGGCGTCGGTGCGCGCCGCGCTGCCCGGCCTGCACCTGGCGGGCGTCACCTGGTCGGATGATCGGCGCCTGCGCATGGCCATCGTCAACGGGCAGGTGCTGCACGAGGGCGAGGCCGCGGCCCCCGGACTGGTGCTGCAGTCCATCGAGCAGACACGTACCGTCTGGGCGTTTCAAGGTTACCGCGTGGCCTTGCCGGCGCAGTAG
- the htpG gene encoding molecular chaperone HtpG, translated as MSKQHHSFQAEVAQLLHLVTHSLYSNKEIFLRELVSNASDACDKLRFEALNDASLYEDAPNLEVRVSFDKDQRTITIQDNGIGMSAQEAIDNLGTIAKSGTRDFLSRLSSEQKADATEQGQLIGQFGVGFYSGFIVADKITVESRRAGLKPEEGVRWTSGGAGDFEVETITRPERGTAVTLHLRGDADEYLNAWKLKSVIGKYSDHISLPILMEKEEWKEAEKEGEPGAMVKTGEWEAVNKAKALWARPKKDISTEEYEEFYKAISHDFEKPLTWSHNRVEGNTEYTQLLYIPAKAPFDLYTRDKHAGIKLYVKRVFIMDDAEALMPGYLRFVKGVIDSSDLPLNVSRELLQESRDVRLIRDGSVKRVLGMLEDLAKHDKHEASTDADGVTDVVSDEDKAKEGKYSQFYAEFGAVLKEGLGEDFANRERIARLLRFASTTGDTASVSLADYKARMKEGQEAIYYITAETLAAARNSPQLEVFKKKGIEVLLMTDRVDEWALGYLQDFDGTPLQSVAKGAVDLGKLQDEAEKKAFDEAAETFKPLLAKLKEALKDKAEDVRVTTRLVDSPACLVVKDGDMSNQLARLLKQAGQKAPEVKPVLEVNPEHPLVKKLDASVHFNDLAQILFDQALLAEGGLPEDPAAYVRRVNALLV; from the coding sequence ATGAGCAAACAACACCATTCCTTTCAGGCCGAAGTCGCGCAACTGCTGCACCTGGTCACGCATTCGCTGTATTCCAACAAGGAGATCTTCCTGCGCGAGCTGGTCTCCAACGCCAGCGACGCCTGCGACAAGCTGCGCTTCGAGGCGCTGAACGACGCCAGCCTGTATGAGGACGCACCCAATCTGGAAGTGCGCGTCTCCTTCGACAAGGACCAGCGCACCATCACCATCCAGGACAACGGCATCGGCATGAGCGCGCAGGAGGCGATCGACAACCTGGGCACCATCGCCAAGAGCGGCACGCGCGACTTTCTCAGCCGCCTGTCCAGCGAACAGAAGGCCGACGCCACCGAGCAGGGCCAGCTCATCGGCCAGTTCGGCGTGGGCTTTTACTCGGGCTTCATCGTCGCCGACAAGATCACCGTGGAGTCCCGCCGCGCCGGCCTCAAACCCGAAGAGGGCGTGCGCTGGACCAGCGGCGGCGCGGGCGATTTCGAGGTCGAAACCATCACCCGGCCCGAGCGCGGCACCGCCGTCACCCTGCACCTGCGGGGCGACGCCGACGAATACTTGAACGCCTGGAAGCTCAAGAGCGTCATCGGCAAATACTCCGACCACATCAGCCTGCCCATCCTGATGGAAAAAGAGGAATGGAAAGAGGCCGAAAAGGAAGGCGAGCCGGGCGCCATGGTCAAGACCGGCGAATGGGAAGCGGTCAACAAGGCCAAGGCCCTGTGGGCGCGCCCCAAGAAGGACATCAGCACCGAAGAGTACGAGGAGTTCTACAAGGCCATCAGCCACGACTTCGAGAAACCCCTGACCTGGAGCCACAACCGCGTCGAGGGCAACACCGAATACACCCAGCTTTTGTACATCCCGGCCAAGGCCCCGTTCGACCTCTACACCCGCGACAAGCACGCGGGCATCAAGCTGTACGTCAAGCGCGTCTTCATCATGGACGATGCCGAGGCGCTCATGCCCGGCTACCTGCGCTTCGTCAAGGGCGTGATCGATTCGAGCGACCTGCCGCTGAATGTCTCCAGAGAGCTGCTGCAGGAAAGCCGCGACGTGCGCCTGATCCGCGATGGCTCGGTCAAGCGCGTGCTGGGCATGCTGGAAGACCTGGCCAAGCACGACAAGCATGAAGCGTCCACCGACGCCGACGGCGTGACCGACGTGGTGAGCGACGAAGACAAGGCCAAGGAAGGCAAGTACAGCCAGTTCTACGCCGAATTCGGCGCCGTGCTCAAGGAAGGCCTGGGCGAAGACTTTGCCAACCGCGAGCGCATCGCCCGGCTGCTGCGCTTTGCCTCCACGACGGGCGACACGGCAAGCGTGAGCCTGGCCGACTACAAGGCACGCATGAAGGAAGGCCAGGAGGCCATCTACTACATCACCGCCGAGACGCTCGCCGCCGCCAGGAACAGCCCGCAGCTCGAAGTTTTCAAGAAGAAGGGCATCGAGGTGCTGCTCATGACCGACCGCGTGGACGAATGGGCGCTCGGTTATCTGCAGGACTTCGACGGCACGCCGCTGCAATCCGTCGCCAAGGGCGCGGTGGATCTGGGCAAGCTGCAGGACGAAGCCGAAAAGAAGGCCTTTGATGAAGCCGCCGAAACCTTCAAGCCGCTGCTGGCCAAACTCAAGGAAGCGCTGAAGGACAAGGCCGAAGACGTGCGCGTGACCACCCGCCTGGTCGATTCACCCGCCTGCCTGGTCGTCAAGGACGGCGACATGAGCAACCAGCTTGCGCGCCTGCTGAAACAGGCCGGCCAGAAGGCGCCCGAGGTCAAACCCGTGCTCGAAGTCAACCCCGAGCACCCGCTGGTCAAGAAGCTGGACGCCAGCGTGCACTTCAACGACCTGGCGCAAATCCTGTTCGACCAGGCCCTGCTGGCCGAGGGCGGCCTGCCCGAGGACCCGGCGGCGTATGTGAGAAGGGTGAATGCGTTGTTGGTGTGA
- a CDS encoding beta strand repeat-containing protein produces MSIRSILGGLALLPCVAFATTTINQSFVPDTLFQGDPSTYTVKIWNDSTQVAVTDVAFTALLDLPGALPAPKISVITPLDTTISGCGAGAALNADPGTNTVQLTGATVAAGTGSGSPGECVVTVKVSAAVSGNHIVSIPENTDPTPTISGFTYTENGKKEYNTTDAKATLLVRSMAAPRGSKTFSPSPSFTGRPTTLTITLTNPNVGEGQTIPLTTFTDTLPTGMVVAPVPNASVTCTGTGFSNGTFSPGVGDTAVTLAGGTIGVNGTCEMKVDVVVNALTPANAASQTFDNIVAAGAIGNIRGLSSPTFHRQVQVRQPISMAKSFTPSTIPVNAPSMMEIVVTNNGGTALTNAGFVDNFPAGLVGAGGAASVTCTSGTDGIATVDTVSNPNKVTLTGATVAANGGTCTIEVPVTSTTEGAYKNELPANAVTNDQGISSPAIDATLNAYAQLQVEKTVTPANVAPGQWATFTVNIRNYANGPVNNLQFTDVLPTVNGHPMLVDASQGPAGCGMGFSGIGTNTLSGTNGSIGGATMTAPPSPGLCTVTFRALVPADAATGETFVNTLPTSTAASGTGPGGATSNTNTVSRNVAVVDAVDLTKAFSPTSIASGQTSQLTITVFNRTVSPMTAIDLTDNLPAGLVLAANPAASTTCGAGALTAVPGDNKIKLTGGSALARPGASESASCTITALVTATAPATYTNTLQPADFTSSAGKFVGPRSANLAVTAGLAAVKSFVPASVGEGGVARATVTLTNQTNGVLTNVSINDTGLSGGLTVANPANAATSCGGAPMITANPGATSVRLDGVRLDGAQTCDLSFDVLANGVGPWVNTIPINQITSAEGPSNAAPVTATLGKESADLSLNKAFNPLLVTGNEPSVLTITVINNSAQAINNVSFTDVFPSGIQVYSAPDAQTTCTGGTVAATPGGTQVGLTGAALAGNGACTVTLKVTSVAYLNLTNTIPAGAVTSQGGYTNLTPTSATLSTLQGLGVSKGFEPTYVAPNEVSRLKIKLVNTFDPNIQNPVVLTGLTFTDVLPSGLVFAAVPNPAATCIGAQINVNTLTQALTLSHVTLSPGATCDVEVNVTAASLGAYLNNIPAGAITTDQGVTNPTPGEATLNVVDGPTVGKSFSPATVTVDQTSQLIVTVNNPAAVALTGVALTDNLPPHVAVANPANTTTTCTSGSVTALPGASTVSLSGASIPAGGSCQFRAMVVASQAGTFKNTIGAKAVTNQQGLTNGNPTDADLNVLAPPEVSKRFAPSQIASGGDISTLYIRLENSNATPITLTAALVDALPGLPAPGPGQISVAPVPNVNGHVPGGETACTAGSVTAGAGANSITYGSGATIPAGGCTITVDVVGSHTGNYLNTIAAGQLKTSAGNNPEPANATLGVDKPAAPTVLKAFNPTQIAANGVSRLTITLGNPNATALTLAGDMTDTLPTGVLVAPTPGIGGTCPGAVTAAAGTGTVVYATGASIPSAGCTIEVNVTAAVAGSYTNTIPAGGLVTNEAGSNPTPAVAGLVVTSPNNPTVLKAFSPGTINPGGVSTLTITLGNPNAAAATLTADLVDTLPADVLVADPPALGGSCTGTKEAAAGGGAVTYKSGGTIPANGSCTITVNVTSAAPGGPYVNTIAAGDLKTSVGNNGAPATANLLVNPGQPPSVSKSFSPASIASGGQSTLTISLGNGNAKALTLTSDMVDTLNNMEAVMPAVTTGTTCDAASVEVAAGNVTYKTGGTIPAGGCVIAVRVTSLTAGTWANTIAANALKTDGGNNPVGTAADLTVVTVAPGTTASLSGNVYHDRNDNGLIDPGEEGIGGVTINLLQGGSVIATTTTNGAGQYSFTNLPPGTYTVQEVQPAGWTDGKDTAGSNGGTVTNDSISGIVLVGGDAATDYNFGEHKIASPASIPTLSEWGLILLSLMLGLLAWRQHAGARRRRM; encoded by the coding sequence ATGTCGATAAGAAGCATTCTGGGGGGGTTGGCGCTGCTGCCCTGCGTCGCATTCGCGACGACCACCATCAACCAGTCTTTCGTGCCGGACACGCTCTTTCAGGGCGACCCCAGCACCTACACGGTCAAGATCTGGAACGACAGCACACAGGTGGCGGTGACGGATGTGGCGTTCACCGCGCTGCTCGATCTGCCGGGGGCCTTGCCGGCTCCGAAGATTTCGGTGATCACGCCGCTGGACACCACTATCAGTGGCTGTGGCGCGGGTGCTGCGCTGAACGCCGATCCTGGGACCAACACCGTGCAACTCACCGGCGCCACTGTCGCTGCCGGCACGGGGTCGGGCAGTCCGGGGGAGTGTGTGGTCACCGTGAAGGTGAGCGCGGCAGTGTCGGGCAACCACATTGTCAGCATCCCGGAAAATACCGATCCGACGCCTACCATCTCCGGTTTCACCTACACCGAAAACGGCAAGAAGGAATACAACACCACCGACGCCAAGGCCACGCTGCTGGTGCGTTCCATGGCTGCTCCCAGGGGCAGCAAGACCTTCAGCCCCTCGCCCAGCTTCACCGGTCGCCCCACTACGCTCACCATCACGCTGACCAACCCGAACGTCGGGGAAGGTCAGACCATCCCGCTTACTACCTTTACCGACACCCTGCCCACGGGCATGGTCGTTGCGCCCGTGCCGAATGCGTCGGTGACCTGCACTGGCACCGGGTTCAGCAATGGCACGTTCAGCCCCGGCGTGGGCGACACCGCCGTGACCCTCGCGGGCGGCACCATCGGGGTGAACGGCACCTGCGAGATGAAGGTCGACGTGGTCGTCAACGCGCTCACGCCCGCGAACGCCGCCTCGCAGACGTTTGACAACATCGTGGCCGCGGGCGCCATCGGCAATATCCGCGGACTCAGCAGCCCGACGTTCCACCGGCAGGTACAGGTGAGGCAACCCATCTCGATGGCCAAGTCGTTCACGCCATCGACCATCCCGGTCAATGCGCCCTCGATGATGGAGATCGTCGTCACCAACAATGGCGGCACGGCGCTGACCAACGCGGGTTTCGTAGACAACTTCCCGGCCGGACTCGTGGGCGCGGGTGGCGCGGCTTCGGTCACGTGTACCAGCGGCACCGACGGCATTGCGACGGTGGATACGGTCTCCAACCCGAACAAGGTCACGCTCACCGGCGCCACCGTCGCGGCCAATGGCGGCACCTGCACGATCGAGGTGCCGGTCACGTCCACGACCGAGGGGGCGTACAAGAACGAACTCCCGGCGAATGCCGTCACCAACGACCAGGGCATCAGCAGCCCGGCGATCGACGCCACGCTCAACGCCTATGCGCAGTTGCAGGTGGAAAAGACGGTGACGCCGGCCAACGTGGCGCCCGGTCAGTGGGCCACCTTCACGGTGAACATCCGCAATTACGCCAATGGCCCCGTGAACAACTTGCAGTTCACCGACGTGCTGCCCACCGTGAATGGCCATCCCATGCTGGTGGATGCTTCGCAAGGGCCTGCCGGTTGTGGCATGGGTTTCAGCGGAATCGGCACCAACACGCTCAGCGGCACCAATGGCAGCATTGGCGGCGCCACGATGACGGCGCCGCCATCCCCCGGCCTGTGCACCGTCACCTTCCGCGCGCTGGTGCCCGCGGACGCGGCCACGGGCGAGACATTCGTCAACACTCTGCCGACCAGCACCGCGGCCTCTGGTACCGGCCCTGGCGGGGCGACCAGCAACACCAACACCGTGTCGCGCAATGTCGCGGTGGTAGATGCGGTCGATCTGACCAAGGCCTTCAGCCCGACGAGCATCGCCTCGGGCCAGACCTCGCAGCTGACCATCACGGTATTCAACCGCACGGTGAGCCCGATGACGGCGATCGACCTGACCGACAACCTGCCCGCCGGCCTGGTGCTCGCGGCCAACCCGGCAGCGAGCACCACCTGCGGCGCCGGCGCGCTGACGGCGGTGCCGGGGGACAACAAGATCAAACTGACGGGTGGCTCGGCCCTCGCGCGTCCCGGTGCCAGCGAATCGGCCTCCTGCACCATCACCGCGCTGGTGACGGCGACCGCGCCCGCTACATACACCAACACCCTGCAACCGGCTGATTTCACATCGAGCGCGGGCAAATTCGTCGGCCCCCGCTCGGCCAATCTCGCGGTCACCGCCGGCCTTGCCGCGGTCAAGAGCTTCGTGCCTGCCAGCGTGGGCGAGGGCGGCGTGGCGCGAGCCACGGTCACGCTGACCAACCAGACCAATGGCGTGCTGACCAATGTGTCGATCAACGACACTGGCCTCTCCGGCGGGCTGACGGTGGCCAATCCGGCGAATGCCGCTACTTCCTGTGGCGGCGCGCCGATGATCACCGCCAACCCCGGTGCCACCAGTGTGCGCCTGGACGGGGTGCGACTCGACGGCGCGCAAACCTGCGATTTATCGTTCGACGTACTCGCCAACGGTGTGGGGCCGTGGGTCAACACCATCCCGATCAATCAGATCACCAGTGCCGAAGGGCCGAGCAACGCCGCGCCGGTGACGGCGACTCTGGGTAAGGAAAGTGCCGACCTGTCGCTGAACAAGGCCTTCAATCCGCTGCTTGTCACCGGCAACGAGCCGTCGGTACTGACGATCACTGTCATCAACAATTCGGCACAGGCGATCAACAACGTCTCTTTCACCGACGTCTTCCCCAGCGGCATCCAGGTGTATTCGGCGCCTGATGCGCAAACCACCTGTACTGGCGGCACCGTGGCGGCGACGCCCGGCGGCACCCAGGTCGGGCTGACCGGGGCAGCGCTGGCGGGCAACGGCGCCTGCACGGTCACGCTCAAGGTGACCTCGGTGGCCTACCTGAACCTGACCAATACCATCCCGGCGGGCGCCGTGACCAGTCAGGGCGGCTACACCAATCTCACGCCCACGTCGGCCACGCTGTCCACGCTGCAGGGGCTGGGCGTCTCCAAGGGGTTCGAGCCCACCTACGTCGCTCCCAATGAGGTTTCGCGTCTGAAGATCAAGCTGGTCAACACCTTTGATCCGAACATCCAGAACCCGGTGGTGCTCACGGGCCTGACGTTCACCGACGTCCTGCCCTCGGGCCTGGTGTTCGCCGCCGTGCCCAACCCGGCGGCCACCTGCATCGGCGCGCAGATCAACGTGAACACGCTCACGCAGGCGCTCACGCTCTCGCACGTCACGCTCAGCCCGGGCGCCACCTGCGACGTGGAGGTGAACGTCACCGCCGCCAGCCTGGGGGCCTATCTGAACAACATTCCCGCCGGCGCGATCACGACCGACCAGGGCGTGACCAATCCGACGCCAGGCGAGGCCACGCTGAACGTGGTCGACGGCCCGACGGTGGGCAAGTCCTTCAGCCCGGCGACGGTGACGGTGGATCAGACCTCGCAGCTCATCGTCACGGTGAACAATCCGGCGGCGGTGGCGCTCACCGGCGTGGCGCTGACCGACAACCTGCCGCCGCATGTCGCGGTGGCCAATCCGGCCAATACCACCACTACCTGCACTTCGGGCAGCGTCACGGCTTTGCCGGGTGCGTCCACCGTGTCGCTCTCGGGCGCCAGCATCCCGGCCGGCGGTTCGTGCCAGTTCCGGGCGATGGTGGTCGCCTCCCAGGCGGGCACCTTCAAGAACACCATCGGTGCGAAGGCCGTCACCAACCAGCAAGGCCTGACCAACGGCAACCCGACCGATGCCGACCTGAACGTGCTGGCCCCGCCCGAAGTGAGCAAGCGCTTCGCGCCGTCGCAGATTGCATCGGGGGGCGATATCAGCACGCTTTACATCCGGCTCGAAAACAGCAACGCCACGCCGATCACGCTCACTGCTGCGCTCGTGGACGCGCTGCCCGGCCTGCCTGCGCCTGGTCCTGGACAGATTTCGGTTGCACCCGTGCCGAATGTGAACGGCCATGTGCCGGGTGGTGAAACGGCCTGTACCGCAGGCTCCGTCACTGCGGGGGCGGGTGCCAACAGCATCACCTACGGCAGTGGCGCCACGATCCCTGCTGGCGGCTGCACCATCACGGTGGACGTGGTGGGCTCGCACACCGGCAACTACCTGAATACCATCGCCGCCGGTCAGCTCAAGACCAGCGCGGGCAACAACCCCGAACCGGCCAATGCCACGTTGGGTGTGGATAAACCCGCCGCGCCGACGGTGCTCAAGGCCTTCAACCCTACGCAGATCGCGGCCAATGGCGTCTCGCGCCTGACCATTACGCTGGGCAACCCGAACGCCACGGCGCTGACGCTGGCTGGCGACATGACGGATACCTTGCCCACGGGCGTGCTGGTCGCTCCCACGCCTGGCATCGGCGGGACTTGCCCCGGCGCCGTGACGGCGGCTGCGGGCACCGGTACCGTGGTCTATGCCACTGGTGCCAGCATCCCGTCCGCAGGCTGCACGATCGAGGTGAACGTGACGGCGGCTGTGGCTGGCTCCTACACCAACACCATTCCTGCGGGCGGCTTGGTCACCAATGAAGCTGGCTCCAACCCCACGCCCGCCGTCGCCGGCCTGGTGGTGACTTCGCCAAACAACCCGACGGTGCTCAAGGCCTTCTCGCCCGGCACCATCAACCCCGGCGGCGTCTCCACGCTCACCATCACGCTGGGCAACCCCAATGCCGCCGCGGCCACGCTGACCGCGGATCTGGTCGATACGCTGCCGGCCGACGTATTGGTGGCCGACCCGCCCGCGCTTGGCGGTAGTTGTACCGGCACCAAGGAAGCGGCGGCTGGCGGTGGGGCCGTGACGTACAAGAGCGGTGGCACCATCCCTGCAAATGGCTCGTGCACGATCACGGTGAACGTCACCTCCGCCGCCCCGGGCGGGCCGTATGTCAACACCATTGCGGCGGGTGATCTGAAGACCAGCGTCGGCAACAACGGCGCGCCGGCCACGGCCAATCTGCTCGTGAACCCCGGCCAGCCGCCGAGCGTGAGCAAGAGCTTCTCTCCGGCGTCCATCGCCTCGGGCGGGCAATCGACGCTCACGATCTCCCTGGGCAACGGCAACGCCAAGGCGCTTACGCTCACGAGCGACATGGTTGACACCCTCAACAACATGGAGGCAGTGATGCCAGCCGTGACCACGGGCACCACCTGTGATGCCGCCTCGGTCGAGGTGGCAGCGGGCAACGTGACCTACAAGACGGGCGGCACGATCCCGGCGGGTGGCTGCGTGATCGCGGTGCGCGTGACCTCCTTGACGGCGGGCACGTGGGCCAACACCATTGCGGCAAACGCCCTGAAAACCGATGGCGGCAACAACCCGGTGGGCACGGCGGCTGATCTGACGGTGGTCACTGTCGCTCCCGGCACCACCGCCTCGCTCAGCGGCAACGTCTACCACGACCGCAACGACAACGGCCTGATCGACCCGGGCGAGGAAGGCATAGGTGGCGTGACGATCAATCTGCTGCAAGGCGGCAGCGTGATTGCCACGACGACGACCAACGGCGCGGGTCAGTACAGCTTCACCAACCTGCCGCCGGGCACCTACACGGTGCAGGAAGTGCAGCCGGCCGGCTGGACCGACGGCAAGGACACCGCGGGCAGCAACGGTGGCACGGTGACCAACGACTCCATCAGCGGCATCGTCCTGGTGGGCGGAGACGCAGCGACCGACTACAACTTCGGCGAGCACAAGATCGCCAGCCCGGCGAGCATCCCCACGCTCTCCGAGTGGGGCCTGATCCTGCTGTCGCTGATGCTGGGCCTGCTCGCCTGGCGCCAGCACGCGGGTGCACGCCGCCGGCGCATGTAA